Proteins encoded together in one Campylobacter concisus window:
- a CDS encoding PD-(D/E)XK nuclease family protein → MRNLNQLFVFTNSRKIREFNASFNDELIPKSLSIAEFYKKAVFVNGRFECDSTYALVLMNRACASVKEANSVLKIPTEFFEFLKNNDYLFSFFKELAISKKSINEIKFNDIYADFEEHLSILEAVLKEYESLLDKEDLYDDITPPKIYSINEAYIRSFSEISLHIDGILSEFEWEILEKISKLTTLKIIFQTSVFNKKLIEKIRQISAISEFENYKKYELNLNTNELVCLENITKFEPVLVRNFATRSLQCAYAMAKASEFVRDGIKPENIAVILPDEGFSEILRLHDSAKIFNYAMGESFKNTKFYEALYYITRAINEEASPVFDQSKCESYEELGFILSEFGVSEQLFEKFKASYFEACEFSKFKELIDELLVLENEPRCEEKLALELFRMENLCRYFSFSLKQLSEIFLLNISRLSIDDVGGGKISVMGMLESRGMKFDGVIIVDFNDNFIPARSANEMFLNSKVRQKAGLISYIERENLQRFYYESLINNAKKVAISCCVNEESIPSRFLKNFKTIKDEKFSDEAYLKLFLKGEVSLNLSDDEVILEHDFFTNPLSFSTLNLFLTCPRKYYYTKIAHIDAPKAIASELGTKQGNSVHSALFEYYTSEFYKQNNTFDLAVFKEMLAKQNLTPLEFEIWTHKFKEYEIYENERLRAGFRVLECEKEVQSEFCGVQIKGFIDRIDANANGDVLILDYKTGEANVNSLQLAFYEALYGGEVRSAYYALKNEPSLLCPKKSVEDLSGEIEKLKTINKTKINFERKSGACVFCEYVTLCRREL, encoded by the coding sequence ATGCGCAATCTAAATCAACTTTTCGTCTTTACAAACTCGCGTAAGATCAGGGAATTTAACGCTAGCTTTAATGACGAGCTAATCCCAAAAAGTCTAAGCATCGCTGAGTTTTATAAAAAGGCCGTTTTTGTAAATGGCCGCTTTGAGTGCGATAGCACCTATGCTTTGGTGCTTATGAACAGAGCCTGTGCCAGCGTCAAAGAGGCAAACTCGGTGCTTAAAATCCCAACTGAGTTTTTTGAGTTTTTGAAAAACAACGACTATCTTTTTTCATTTTTTAAAGAGCTAGCTATCAGCAAAAAGAGCATTAATGAGATCAAATTTAACGACATTTACGCTGATTTTGAGGAGCATTTAAGCATACTTGAAGCGGTTTTAAAAGAGTATGAGAGCTTGCTTGATAAAGAGGATCTTTATGATGATATAACCCCGCCAAAAATTTACTCGATAAATGAAGCTTACATAAGAAGTTTTAGTGAAATTTCACTGCATATTGATGGCATTTTAAGCGAGTTTGAGTGGGAAATTTTAGAAAAAATTTCAAAACTAACAACGCTAAAGATCATCTTTCAAACTAGCGTTTTTAATAAAAAACTAATAGAAAAGATAAGGCAAATTTCAGCCATTAGCGAGTTTGAAAACTATAAAAAATATGAGCTAAATTTAAACACAAATGAGCTAGTTTGCCTAGAAAATATCACAAAATTTGAGCCAGTTTTAGTAAGAAATTTCGCCACAAGAAGCTTGCAGTGCGCCTATGCTATGGCAAAGGCTAGTGAGTTTGTGCGTGATGGTATAAAGCCTGAAAATATCGCAGTCATATTGCCAGATGAGGGCTTTAGCGAGATTTTAAGGCTTCATGATAGCGCTAAAATTTTCAACTACGCCATGGGTGAGAGCTTTAAAAATACAAAATTTTATGAAGCGCTTTACTACATCACAAGAGCGATCAACGAAGAGGCAAGCCCAGTTTTTGATCAAAGTAAGTGTGAGAGCTACGAGGAGCTTGGCTTTATTTTAAGCGAATTTGGCGTGAGCGAGCAGCTTTTTGAGAAATTTAAGGCTAGCTATTTTGAGGCGTGTGAATTTAGCAAATTTAAAGAGCTAATAGATGAGCTTTTGGTGCTTGAAAATGAGCCAAGGTGCGAAGAGAAGCTCGCACTTGAGCTTTTTAGGATGGAGAATTTATGCAGGTATTTTAGCTTTAGTCTAAAGCAGCTAAGTGAGATTTTCTTGCTAAATATCTCGCGCCTAAGCATCGATGACGTGGGCGGCGGAAAGATCAGCGTCATGGGCATGCTAGAGAGCCGCGGGATGAAATTTGATGGCGTCATCATAGTTGATTTTAACGACAACTTCATCCCAGCAAGAAGCGCAAACGAGATGTTTTTAAACTCAAAAGTGAGGCAAAAAGCTGGGCTTATAAGCTACATTGAGCGTGAAAATTTGCAGAGATTTTACTACGAAAGCCTCATAAATAACGCCAAAAAAGTGGCGATAAGTTGCTGCGTAAATGAAGAGAGCATACCTTCAAGATTTTTAAAAAATTTCAAAACGATAAAAGATGAAAAATTTAGCGACGAGGCCTATTTGAAGCTATTTTTAAAAGGAGAGGTGAGCTTAAATTTAAGTGATGATGAGGTTATTTTAGAACATGATTTTTTCACAAACCCACTCTCGTTTTCGACACTAAATTTATTTCTAACCTGCCCAAGAAAATACTACTACACAAAGATAGCTCACATAGATGCGCCAAAAGCTATAGCAAGTGAGCTTGGCACAAAGCAAGGAAATAGCGTTCATAGCGCACTTTTTGAATACTATACGAGTGAATTTTATAAGCAAAATAACACCTTTGATCTAGCCGTTTTTAAAGAGATGCTAGCAAAGCAAAATCTTACGCCACTTGAGTTTGAAATTTGGACGCATAAATTTAAAGAGTATGAAATTTATGAAAACGAGCGTTTAAGGGCCGGTTTTAGGGTGCTTGAGTGCGAAAAAGAGGTGCAAAGCGAGTTTTGCGGCGTGCAGATAAAGGGATTTATCGATAGGATCGATGCAAACGCAAACGGCGACGTGCTTATACTTGATTACAAAACGGGCGAAGCAAATGTAAATTCGCTCCAGCTTGCCTTTTACGAAGCACTTTACGGCGGCGAGGTGCGAAGTGCCTACTATGCTCTAAAAAACGAGCCTAGCTTACTATGCCCTAAAAAAAGCGTAGAGGATCTAAGCGGCGAGATAGAAAAGCTAAAAACCATAAACAAAACTAAGATAAATTTTGAAAGAAAGAGCGGTGCTTGCGTATTTTGCGAATATGTCACACTTTGTAGGAGAGAGTTATGA
- a CDS encoding RecB-like helicase, protein MKNFLALKASAGSGKTFALSVRYIALVLRGENINEIVALTFTKKAANEMKERIIATFLDLQNKKGELEAVCAELDISQDEAIKRRDERLGVFLQSELKIYTFDAFFSGILKKFSQNLGLSPDYSVQDSLQDLAWKKFVKEASKDKKLLSELALMMIISSQKEASFSQTLAKFYESFGGELKDSGASYPDDSKVRAAQRAINEHIALQNGASDVAKKTFGEQNLFELFKSKVFARESLDYRTFSKIYTPELDRLFFELKEAAKNYILEVEKYRLSGFSKLLKLYKTSNLELNKEINALSFADINKLVFKLLVQNLDKEALYFRLDGRINHLLVDEFQDTNVIQYEIILPLIAEIVSGYGQNGLGSFFYVGDTKQSIYKFRGGKKELFDKLGDDFTQIDIENLPSNYRSLKALVKFNNAVFEEIYHRYGLSFEPQEPAKKDETLSYEVSGECAYFEVEKDDYGYLRVLSDEDIAGAVVSQAKELLKAGVNASDITVLCWKNSDISLISEVLSSAGIKSVNEGTLELKRTPLVAAIIEYAKFCLFKEEIYEKNVKALVNANVKKLNIKPEVSATNSLFYLAKNLGISMADVDILRLFELSVGYKNLSDFIFNLENFSSKISPKSSDGVRVMTVHKSKGLEFAHVIVCDMMGKGRGDDSNFITEYSEKGEWIVKSKISGRENFDSDYASVLEQMKELEKQENINKIYVAFTRATKSLIIIKQAVPSGNSPSFFSFYTRSDKSEANDYLDLKEFSFGKILPSKTEQKELKKDEKMPEILKIERQEVEAKEQKTSGKNLSAIYFGLAFHYLLEMSEKFDEISLEKAKNLMLNKFHKFLPLEALEDVFSRAKMLIREPKFIECIKEKEIYKEQPFKVKNELKQMDLFCFNEREICVIDYKTTDKNIEENKKQVKEYKDALSKFYEKHSIIAVIFYALEGKILYIEV, encoded by the coding sequence ATGAAAAATTTTTTAGCCCTAAAAGCAAGTGCTGGAAGCGGTAAGACCTTTGCGCTAAGCGTTCGCTACATCGCTTTGGTGCTTCGAGGCGAAAATATAAACGAGATCGTCGCTCTAACTTTTACAAAAAAAGCAGCAAACGAGATGAAAGAGCGCATAATCGCTACTTTTTTGGACTTGCAAAACAAAAAGGGCGAGCTTGAAGCGGTGTGCGCGGAGCTTGATATAAGCCAAGATGAGGCGATAAAAAGGCGAGATGAGAGGCTTGGCGTCTTTTTGCAAAGTGAGCTAAAAATTTATACATTTGATGCGTTTTTCTCTGGGATTTTGAAAAAATTTAGCCAAAATTTAGGGCTTAGTCCAGACTATAGCGTGCAAGATAGCCTGCAAGATCTGGCGTGGAAAAAATTTGTAAAAGAGGCGAGCAAAGATAAAAAGCTTCTTAGTGAGCTTGCCTTAATGATGATCATCTCAAGCCAAAAAGAGGCTAGCTTTTCGCAGACTTTGGCGAAATTTTATGAAAGCTTTGGCGGCGAGCTAAAAGATAGTGGCGCAAGCTATCCAGATGATAGCAAAGTAAGGGCGGCGCAAAGGGCGATAAATGAGCATATAGCCTTGCAAAATGGCGCTAGCGATGTGGCTAAAAAGACATTTGGAGAGCAGAATTTATTTGAGCTATTTAAGAGTAAGGTTTTTGCTAGAGAAAGCCTAGACTACCGCACTTTTAGCAAAATTTATACTCCTGAGCTTGATAGGCTCTTTTTTGAGCTAAAAGAGGCAGCGAAAAACTACATTTTAGAGGTCGAAAAGTATAGGCTAAGTGGCTTTAGCAAGCTATTAAAGCTTTATAAGACGTCAAATTTAGAGCTAAACAAGGAGATAAATGCACTAAGTTTTGCTGATATAAACAAGCTGGTTTTTAAGCTTTTGGTGCAAAATTTGGATAAAGAGGCGCTTTATTTTAGGCTCGATGGCAGGATAAATCACCTCTTAGTCGATGAGTTTCAAGATACAAACGTGATCCAGTATGAGATCATCTTGCCATTAATCGCTGAAATCGTCTCCGGATACGGACAAAACGGGCTTGGAAGCTTCTTTTACGTGGGCGACACGAAGCAGAGCATATATAAATTTAGGGGTGGCAAAAAGGAGCTTTTTGATAAACTTGGAGATGATTTTACTCAGATAGATATAGAAAATTTGCCAAGCAACTACCGCAGTTTAAAGGCTTTGGTAAAATTTAATAACGCCGTTTTTGAAGAAATTTATCATAGATATGGGCTTAGTTTTGAGCCACAAGAGCCAGCTAAAAAAGATGAGACGCTAAGCTACGAGGTAAGTGGCGAGTGTGCGTATTTTGAAGTAGAAAAAGATGACTACGGCTACTTGCGTGTGCTAAGCGATGAAGATATCGCAGGTGCGGTCGTTTCGCAAGCAAAAGAGCTTTTAAAAGCTGGCGTAAATGCAAGCGATATAACTGTGCTTTGCTGGAAAAATAGCGACATTAGCCTCATCTCAGAAGTGCTTAGTAGCGCAGGGATCAAAAGCGTCAATGAAGGCACTTTGGAGCTAAAAAGAACGCCGCTTGTTGCTGCGATCATCGAATATGCGAAATTTTGCCTCTTTAAAGAAGAAATTTATGAAAAAAATGTAAAAGCGCTAGTAAATGCAAATGTCAAAAAACTAAATATAAAGCCAGAAGTGAGCGCGACAAATAGCCTATTTTACCTAGCTAAAAATTTAGGCATAAGTATGGCAGATGTCGATATCTTGAGGCTGTTTGAGCTAAGTGTGGGGTATAAAAATTTAAGTGATTTTATATTTAACCTTGAAAACTTTAGCTCTAAAATCAGCCCAAAAAGTAGCGACGGCGTGAGAGTGATGACCGTGCATAAGTCAAAGGGGCTTGAGTTTGCTCACGTCATAGTTTGCGACATGATGGGCAAGGGCAGGGGTGATGACTCAAATTTCATAACCGAATACAGCGAAAAGGGCGAGTGGATCGTAAAGAGTAAAATTTCAGGTAGAGAAAATTTTGACAGCGACTATGCAAGCGTTTTAGAGCAGATGAAAGAGCTTGAAAAGCAAGAAAATATCAATAAAATTTACGTCGCTTTCACAAGGGCAACAAAGTCGCTCATCATCATCAAGCAAGCCGTACCAAGCGGAAACAGCCCAAGCTTTTTTTCATTTTACACAAGAAGCGACAAGAGCGAAGCAAACGACTATCTTGATCTAAAAGAATTTAGCTTTGGCAAAATTTTGCCTAGCAAAACTGAGCAAAAAGAGCTAAAAAAAGATGAAAAAATGCCTGAAATTTTAAAGATAGAGAGGCAAGAGGTAGAGGCAAAAGAGCAAAAGACGAGTGGTAAAAATTTAAGTGCGATATATTTTGGTCTGGCGTTTCACTATCTGCTTGAGATGAGCGAGAAATTTGATGAAATTTCACTAGAAAAAGCTAAAAATTTGATGCTAAATAAATTTCATAAATTTTTACCACTTGAAGCACTTGAAGATGTCTTTTCTAGGGCAAAAATGCTTATAAGAGAGCCAAAATTTATAGAGTGTATAAAAGAAAAAGAAATTTATAAAGAGCAGCCATTTAAAGTGAAAAATGAGCTAAAACAGATGGATCTTTTTTGCTTTAATGAGCGTGAAATTTGCGTGATTGATTATAAAACGACAGATAAAAATATAGAAGAGAACAAAAAGCAGGTAAAAGAGTATAAAGATGCGCTTTCTAAATTTTATGAAAAACATAGTATAATCGCCGTCATTTTTTATGCACTTGAAGGCAAAATTTTATATATTGAAGTTTAA
- the rplM gene encoding 50S ribosomal protein L13: MTKITKPNEVKRDWIVVDAAGKRFGRLLTEVATILRGKNKPCFTPNVDCGDYVIIINASKVEFTGNNKAEDKLYHRHSGYFGSVKSEKFGDLIANKPEKLFKLAVRGMLPKTKLGREMIKKLKVYAGSEHPHTAQIAKKEGK, from the coding sequence ATGACAAAAATAACAAAGCCAAACGAAGTTAAGCGAGACTGGATCGTAGTTGATGCAGCTGGTAAGCGCTTTGGTAGATTGCTAACTGAGGTAGCAACTATACTTCGTGGCAAAAACAAACCATGCTTCACGCCAAACGTAGATTGTGGCGACTATGTTATCATCATAAATGCTTCTAAAGTAGAATTTACTGGTAATAACAAAGCTGAAGATAAACTTTATCACAGACACTCAGGATATTTTGGCAGCGTAAAGAGCGAGAAATTTGGCGATTTGATAGCAAATAAGCCAGAAAAACTTTTCAAGCTAGCTGTTCGTGGCATGCTTCCAAAGACTAAACTTGGAAGAGAGATGATAAAAAAACTAAAAGTTTATGCTGGCAGTGAGCATCCTCATACGGCACAAATAGCTAAAAAAGAAGGAAAATAA
- the rpsI gene encoding 30S ribosomal protein S9: MAKVYATGKRKTAVAKVWIKSGSGKIVVNGMDLNTWLGGHEAIKLKVIQPLLVTKQESLIDVVATTLGGGYSAQAEALRHGISRALADMDADFRAALKPKGLLTRDSRVVERKKFGRRKARRSPQFSKR; encoded by the coding sequence ATGGCAAAAGTTTATGCAACTGGTAAAAGAAAAACTGCCGTAGCAAAGGTTTGGATAAAGTCTGGAAGCGGTAAAATCGTAGTAAATGGTATGGATCTTAACACTTGGCTTGGCGGTCACGAGGCTATCAAGCTTAAAGTTATTCAACCACTTTTAGTAACAAAACAAGAGAGTTTAATAGACGTAGTAGCTACAACTTTAGGTGGCGGTTATTCAGCACAAGCTGAGGCTTTAAGACACGGCATTTCACGTGCTTTAGCTGATATGGATGCTGATTTTAGAGCAGCGCTTAAACCAAAAGGCTTACTAACTAGAGATTCTCGTGTTGTTGAACGTAAGAAATTTGGTAGAAGAAAGGCTAGAAGAAGCCCACAATTCTCTAAACGTTAA
- a CDS encoding OmpA family protein: protein MKKIALAMVAATAVFASNAAYNYEITPTIGGVHPEGNLRVKDHNFVGIRAARNLEDFFFDQVELGVDYSQKLKERTGNVVREGRALRYHANLVKNIVDFGPVSLYGLIGAGYEDVPAIFVKNEDGGFGQYGLGLRYQVTDRFALKAEARDAIKFEHADHNLFYSLGFGIGLDSKAAPVVAAAPAAPAAAPAPVLDDDNDGVPNDIDQCPNTPAGVVVDERGCEKVIVLRDLDVNFAFDSYKVGPKYAAEIKKVADFMGEHQDYKVVLAGHTDSVGAEAYNQKLSEKRAKAVAEVLAGYGVDKAKISTVGYGELKPIATNKTKEGRAQNRRVEATFHK, encoded by the coding sequence ATGAAAAAGATTGCTTTAGCTATGGTTGCCGCAACAGCGGTTTTTGCGTCTAACGCAGCATACAACTATGAGATCACTCCAACTATCGGTGGTGTTCATCCAGAAGGAAATCTACGTGTAAAAGACCACAACTTTGTTGGTATTAGAGCGGCTAGAAACCTTGAAGATTTCTTCTTTGATCAAGTTGAACTTGGTGTTGATTACTCTCAAAAACTTAAAGAGAGAACAGGTAACGTTGTAAGAGAGGGTAGAGCTCTTAGATACCACGCTAACCTTGTAAAAAATATCGTTGACTTTGGACCAGTTAGCCTATATGGTTTAATCGGTGCTGGTTATGAAGACGTTCCAGCTATTTTTGTTAAAAACGAAGATGGCGGTTTTGGTCAATATGGTCTTGGTTTAAGATATCAAGTAACTGATAGATTTGCTCTTAAAGCAGAGGCAAGAGATGCTATCAAATTTGAGCATGCTGATCACAACCTATTCTATTCACTAGGCTTTGGCATCGGTCTTGATTCAAAAGCAGCTCCAGTTGTAGCAGCAGCTCCAGCAGCTCCAGCAGCAGCTCCAGCTCCAGTTCTTGATGATGACAATGACGGTGTGCCAAATGATATCGATCAATGCCCTAACACTCCAGCTGGTGTAGTTGTTGACGAAAGAGGATGCGAGAAAGTTATCGTTCTTAGAGACCTAGATGTTAACTTCGCATTTGATAGCTACAAAGTTGGACCAAAATATGCAGCTGAGATCAAAAAAGTAGCTGACTTTATGGGTGAACACCAAGATTATAAAGTTGTACTTGCTGGTCACACTGATAGCGTAGGTGCAGAAGCTTACAACCAAAAACTATCTGAAAAAAGAGCAAAAGCAGTGGCTGAGGTTCTTGCTGGTTACGGTGTAGATAAAGCTAAAATTTCTACAGTTGGTTACGGCGAACTTAAACCAATCGCTACAAACAAAACTAAAGAAGGTCGCGCTCAAAACAGACGTGTTGAAGCTACTTTCCATAAATAA
- a CDS encoding HAD family hydrolase, protein MKKTILFDLDGTLIDSTSAILKGFDVAFLAHDKKEPDHDALKSLVGYPLEIMFEKLGAKKNLIGEYVKEYKACYEKIYLDETVLLPYAMDALKEASAFADVGVVTTKTSKFSIILLEHLGVMKFIKTVVGRDDVVNPKPDPEPINLALKRLEKEKDNAFMAGDTIMDLKAAKAALITGVGLTCGYGKESDLRQFSEHIFANPLEAVGFIKEA, encoded by the coding sequence ATGAAAAAAACTATACTTTTTGACTTAGACGGCACACTTATAGACTCTACTTCTGCTATTTTAAAAGGCTTTGATGTGGCGTTTTTAGCTCACGACAAGAAAGAGCCTGATCATGATGCACTAAAATCTCTAGTAGGGTATCCGCTTGAAATAATGTTTGAAAAACTTGGTGCTAAAAAGAATTTAATAGGTGAATATGTAAAAGAGTATAAAGCTTGCTACGAGAAGATCTATTTAGACGAGACTGTGCTTTTACCGTATGCTATGGATGCTTTAAAAGAAGCTAGTGCGTTTGCTGATGTTGGTGTTGTTACGACGAAGACATCAAAATTTTCTATCATCTTGCTTGAACATTTAGGCGTTATGAAATTTATAAAAACGGTTGTTGGACGAGATGATGTAGTAAATCCAAAACCAGATCCAGAACCTATAAATTTAGCTCTTAAAAGGCTAGAAAAAGAAAAAGATAATGCCTTTATGGCTGGTGATACCATCATGGATCTAAAAGCTGCTAAGGCTGCTCTTATAACTGGTGTTGGTCTTACATGTGGATATGGTAAAGAGTCCGATTTAAGGCAGTTTAGCGAGCATATATTTGCAAATCCGCTTGAAGCTGTCGGTTTTATAAAAGAAGCTTGA
- a CDS encoding NAD(P)/FAD-dependent oxidoreductase translates to MYCQSKKLNLTDKFNLFAYPSLIFAPALVGFSVQKDEFWFKELSGVSLSADVVINTKNESHKFSGDLLFTHRGISVPAILNASLFWQKGRICINFLPKFSEKNLVNGKKQLSSVLPLPKRFVLEFLRNFGLKDRAFYEFSDDEKSIIKRLFAYEFAPAGTFGFERAEVTKGGVKTIFLDENLESKSVKGLYFIGEVLDITGMLGGYNLHLAFASAIKVANALKNS, encoded by the coding sequence ATTTACTGCCAATCTAAAAAACTAAATTTAACTGATAAATTTAACCTATTTGCTTACCCGTCTCTTATTTTTGCCCCTGCTCTTGTTGGCTTTAGCGTGCAAAAAGATGAGTTTTGGTTTAAAGAGCTTAGCGGTGTTAGCCTAAGCGCGGATGTAGTGATAAATACCAAAAATGAGAGCCATAAATTTAGTGGCGATCTACTTTTTACGCATAGAGGCATAAGTGTTCCAGCGATACTAAATGCCTCACTCTTTTGGCAAAAGGGTCGAATTTGCATAAATTTTTTGCCTAAATTTAGTGAGAAAAACTTAGTAAATGGTAAAAAGCAGCTTAGCTCGGTTTTGCCATTGCCAAAGAGATTTGTGCTGGAGTTTTTAAGAAATTTTGGTTTAAAAGATAGGGCATTTTATGAATTTAGTGATGATGAAAAGAGCATCATAAAAAGACTTTTTGCTTATGAGTTTGCCCCAGCTGGGACATTTGGCTTTGAAAGAGCTGAAGTTACAAAAGGTGGCGTAAAAACTATATTTTTAGATGAAAATTTAGAGAGCAAAAGCGTAAAAGGGCTTTACTTTATAGGAGAGGTTTTAGATATCACTGGTATGCTTGGTGGATACAACTTGCATCTTGCATTTGCAAGCGCTATAAAGGTAGCTAACGCTTTAAAAAATAGCTAA
- a CDS encoding MotE family protein: MRAVLLFFMVVNFAFCFEVPVDCTQIFEARKEEISKELEVIDEQRQALEVFRASSAAAYEENNKKLAKKEADLNATMKVIEQKRKEIDEVVAKNEKILKELRTMTTDKVNESYAKMKDGAAAEVLSQMPRSNAATILYALDAKKISTIMAKMDPKVASEVTALLQKGPPFVDEKGDMPAPAGSINMQ; the protein is encoded by the coding sequence ATGAGAGCTGTTTTACTCTTTTTTATGGTCGTAAATTTTGCATTTTGCTTTGAAGTGCCGGTTGATTGCACTCAGATCTTTGAAGCTAGAAAAGAGGAAATTTCAAAGGAGCTTGAGGTCATCGACGAGCAGCGCCAAGCCCTAGAGGTCTTTCGAGCAAGCTCGGCTGCAGCTTATGAAGAGAACAACAAAAAGCTCGCCAAAAAAGAGGCTGATCTGAATGCGACGATGAAAGTGATCGAGCAAAAGCGCAAAGAGATCGACGAAGTTGTCGCTAAAAATGAGAAAATTTTAAAAGAGCTTCGCACGATGACGACTGATAAAGTCAATGAATCCTACGCCAAAATGAAAGATGGCGCAGCAGCCGAAGTGCTCTCACAAATGCCTAGATCAAACGCAGCCACCATACTTTACGCCCTTGATGCAAAAAAGATATCAACCATCATGGCTAAGATGGATCCAAAGGTTGCCTCTGAAGTGACTGCGCTACTTCAAAAAGGGCCTCCATTTGTAGATGAAAAAGGCGATATGCCCGCTCCAGCTGGAAGCATAAATATGCAGTAA
- a CDS encoding flagellar export protein FliJ, which yields MKSKFTSVVRVKKQEMDKVEAKLVVARLNVRNAEEKIALLRTKLNEFSLPKSGNIGELRENLELINIARAELSACKESLEIAKKEVLHYEHKYKNANLEYEKMKYLEKEEFKKEIKRIQKAEALALDEFAVMKFAAKSEA from the coding sequence ATGAAAAGTAAATTTACCTCCGTCGTCCGCGTCAAAAAGCAGGAGATGGATAAGGTAGAGGCTAAGCTCGTCGTTGCTAGGCTAAATGTAAGAAATGCTGAAGAAAAAATAGCACTCTTAAGGACCAAGCTCAACGAATTTAGCCTGCCAAAAAGTGGCAACATAGGCGAGCTAAGAGAAAATTTAGAGCTCATAAATATAGCAAGAGCCGAGCTGAGTGCCTGCAAAGAGAGCTTAGAGATAGCAAAAAAAGAGGTCTTGCACTACGAGCACAAATATAAAAATGCAAATTTAGAGTATGAAAAGATGAAGTATCTAGAAAAAGAAGAATTTAAAAAAGAGATAAAACGCATACAAAAGGCTGAAGCGCTTGCTCTTGATGAGTTTGCGGTTATGAAATTTGCAGCCAAAAGCGAGGCGTGA
- a CDS encoding adenylosuccinate synthase, which produces MRKADLVVGVQWGDEGKGKIVDMLGLNYDMICRSQGGHNAGHTIWVDGVRYALHLVPSGILHKNIINIIGNGVVVSPEVLITEMAQFDNLEGRLYISDKAHLNLSYHSQVDQAKERLKGEKAIGTTGKGIGPTYADKISRSGHRVGELLEPERLCDALMHDFETNKPVFDALGVKIPEENELLEELKRYKEVLAPFIANTTNLVWKALDEDKKVLLEGAQGTLLDIDHGTYPYVTSSNTISAGACTGLGLNPKEIGKVIGVIKAYTTRVGHGPFPTEDKGTNGDKMCEIGKEFGTTTGRRRRCGWFDAVSVKYASRLDGVDTYALMKLDVLDGFEVVKICKAYQYNGETIDYVPTDLENATPIYEELAGWDSVKGISRYEDLPANARAYIERIEELTGVKVGYISTSPERSDTIIR; this is translated from the coding sequence ATGAGAAAGGCTGATTTAGTAGTTGGTGTTCAATGGGGTGATGAGGGCAAAGGCAAGATAGTTGATATGCTAGGACTAAACTATGACATGATTTGTCGCTCTCAAGGTGGCCACAACGCTGGTCATACGATCTGGGTCGATGGCGTAAGATACGCACTTCACCTTGTCCCAAGCGGAATTTTGCACAAAAATATCATAAATATCATCGGCAATGGCGTCGTTGTCTCTCCAGAGGTACTCATCACTGAGATGGCGCAGTTTGACAACTTAGAGGGCAGACTTTATATAAGCGACAAAGCACACTTAAATTTAAGCTACCACAGCCAAGTCGATCAAGCAAAAGAGCGCTTAAAAGGTGAAAAAGCGATCGGAACGACTGGCAAAGGCATCGGACCAACATACGCAGACAAGATAAGCAGAAGCGGCCACAGAGTTGGCGAGCTACTTGAGCCAGAGCGCTTGTGCGATGCTTTGATGCATGATTTTGAAACAAATAAACCAGTATTTGACGCTCTTGGCGTAAAGATACCTGAAGAAAATGAGCTACTTGAAGAGCTAAAAAGATATAAAGAGGTGCTTGCTCCATTTATCGCAAACACTACAAATTTAGTTTGGAAAGCGCTTGATGAAGATAAAAAAGTCCTACTTGAAGGCGCTCAGGGCACACTTTTAGACATCGATCACGGCACATATCCTTATGTAACTAGCTCAAATACCATAAGCGCTGGCGCTTGCACAGGCCTTGGACTAAATCCAAAAGAGATAGGCAAGGTCATAGGTGTCATCAAAGCATATACAACTCGCGTAGGGCACGGACCTTTCCCAACTGAAGACAAAGGCACAAATGGCGATAAGATGTGCGAGATCGGTAAAGAATTTGGCACAACAACAGGCCGCCGCAGACGTTGTGGCTGGTTTGACGCAGTAAGCGTAAAATACGCTTCAAGACTTGATGGCGTCGATACTTATGCGCTTATGAAGCTTGACGTGCTTGATGGCTTTGAAGTGGTAAAAATTTGCAAAGCGTATCAATATAACGGCGAGACGATCGACTACGTGCCAACAGACCTTGAAAATGCAACGCCTATCTATGAAGAGCTTGCGGGCTGGGACAGCGTAAAGGGCATCAGCAGATATGAAGACCTGCCAGCAAACGCAAGAGCATATATCGAGCGTATCGAGGAGCTAACTGGCGTGAAGGTCGGCTATATCTCAACAAGCCCTGAAAGAAGCGATACGATCATTAGATGA